The DNA window GGCACGCCCTTCGTGACTGTAATCTCCTCAACCACACTCGCCGGAATGAGGCTAATATCCACCCGATTGTCCCAGGGGATGTTGAGGAGGGCCCCATCGAAGAACTGACCGACCTGGCGGTCGCCCGCGTTCCGGAAGTAGAGAATGGTCTGTCCCCGCGAATTCGTCTGCACGTGAGTGGCCGGCACCAGCGGCGCCAGTTCCGAGACATCTGCCGCATCCTGCTGCTCAATGGTGCGTGCGTCAATGCGCTGGACCGTAGAGACGGACTGGGTTGTTCGTCCTTGGCGGCCGGCAACGACAATTTCGTTCAGCGAGTACCGGCGAGGAGCAAGCGCGAGGGAGAGACGCTGCGTTTGCTCCGCCTGCACCACAATCGATTGGCCTTGGGTCTGAAACCCGAGAGCGGACGCCTCAATGCGGTATTGGCCCGGGGCAACGCGAAGCTGAAACGTTCCGGTCGAGTCTGTGCTTGTGCCCCAGCGCTGGTCGTCTTGTCGCAGCACGACATTGGCGCGGGGCACAGGCGTTTCCGTGCGGGCCTCTACGACCGTTCCGCGAACCGTCCCGGTCTGTGCTTGGGTGTGTTCGGTCCCGAGTCCGAGAAGGAGGACCGCGAGAATAACGAGTTGGCCGAGCGTGGGGGGATGCATAAACGATCGGCTGTGCTGGTGAAGATGAAAATGTCGTCTCCTGGTGCCAGTGGCTACCCGTTGGGACAGGCCGGAGCAAGGGGGCTAAAATGCTCGCAGTCGTTTTTCCCGCCCAGTACAGCATCGTTTATAATCAAAACAGCTTCTTAGAGACTGTTTTGAGTTGACACGATCGCATTTTAGGCTGAGCGTAACAACCGCAGATCGTCGAGATGCGTCTGGAGTGAGGGCTTCCGAACTATTATTGGTCCCCCATCGGCGAAACACCTCTCCGATTTTCAATCCGACCAAAAATCAAAACGTCCCTTACTCGGTGCTCCCGGTTTGCTCTTCCATCTGCAGGCCCGGGGTTCCTCCTACGCCCTCCAGTGCCTCGGTCATGCTGATGGCCGTTGGGCTGTCGGTGCGCGGGAAGCGAACCGGCGTGATCATGTAGCTGCTCGGAAGTTGGGTTGGCGCGCGCGGAATGGAGGTCCCTCGAACGGTCGCCCATACCTTACGGGTGGTGCGCTCATACTGGCGCTGGAGAAGACGCCGGTCGGTAATCATTGCTCCGTAAATGCGGTGCAGCGTACGGTGGGCACTCTCCCCCGTCAAGCGATCAGCCTGCTCGCGGTGTTGGGCAAGCACCGCCTCGTGGGAGGCAATCAGCGACCGATAGCGTTCGGCGAGGGCCCGCAGCGTATCCGTCGATTCGGCGGCCGATTCGAGGCGGCGAAGGTCCGACTGGGCCCGTCCAAGATCCTGCTCGATTTGCTGGACCGTCTGCTGAATTGCATTATAGGTCTTCTGCTCGGACTGGTAGCCGGCGTCGCCGTAGGTGCGGCAGCCTACGAGTAGCAGGGCCCCTGCAAGAAGGACGGCGACGGGGAACGAGGAACGGGTCATGGCCAAGCGCGGGCGGTGAGTGGGCGAGTACATGTTTGGAGGAGTGCGGGCAGCCAGCGGGAATCGCATCGGAATGCACAAGGCATCGTCCGGGTTGCGAATGCCTCAGAGAACCGGAACGAGGACGCACGCAGGCGGAATTCGATTCCTGCAGCCCATATTCGGGGACTGGCCGTAAGAGATCCACGAAAAATAAGGTGCGCGATGCGCGGGAGTGTTTCAACGGCTCCGGTGCGGACTTCCGCTCTTTTCACGCGCGAGAGGCGTCGTCCGTTCGTGAAACGATCCTGCCCGCAGAGAAACACCCCGTGTAGCCGGATGGTACTCATTCCGGAACGGGGAGTGCCTACCGAGTGCTTGTTGTTCCTCGACCGTCCCGTCGTTTCCTGCACCGGCTTCCCAATGGTTCAATGAGTGAGCAGACGGCCCGCCTCGTCGATCGTCTTCGCGCCCGGTTACAGCAGACCACTCGCCGCATGACGTGGGCGGAACTCGCGTTCGGGGCTGCTGTCGCCGTAGGCACGGTTGCAGGAGGGTGGGGCTTGGCGGCTCTACTCGAAGCGACGTTTTGGCTCGGCACGGCGGCCCGAACGGCTCTTGCCGCCGCCGTTGGCAGCGTTACGGTTGGGGTTGGGGCAGCTCTTCTTGCCCGCCCGCTCGGACGATTGATTGGCCTGCTTCCCGGTCCCTCCGACCAGGAGGTTGCCCGAAAGGTTGGGAATCATCACCCGCACGTGGCGGATCGGCTGGTGAACCTGCTTCAGCTGGCAGAGGGCGAGCGGAGCCATGCTCCGGCTCCGTTCGTCGACCGAGCCGTCCAGAATCTGGCGGAGGACCTGGATGACGTATCGTTCGACGAGGTGGAGAACTTCGGACGAGCACAGCGGGCCCTTCGCCTCGCCTCGCTTCCCCTGGCCGGGGTTCTGGCGTTTTTGTTGATTGCTCCCTCGACCTTCCTAAATGCATCGGAGCGCCTTCTAGCCCCGGCTACCGAATTTGACCGGCCGGCCCCCTTCGAGCTCTCCGTGGCACCGGGCAGCGTGCGTCTCGTGCGGGGCGATTCCCTCGAGATTACCGTTCGGGCAAGGGGGGCTGCTCCGACCGAGATGACCCTGGAGCGCCGGACGGAGGCGGGGGCTGCTCCCGAGCAAATTTCGCTTCGTCCGGACTCGACCGGCACGTTTCGTCATTCCGTTCCCACTGTTCGGACGGCCTTCGAGTACCGGGTACGAACGGCCCCAGTCCAGACGGACTGGTACCGCGTAGAGGTGGCCAGGCGGCCGCTGGTGCGGCGTCTCCAGCTTACGGTTACGCCTCCGTCCTACACCGGCCTTCCCAGCCGCACGCTCGATCCGAACGTGGGCGACGTCGCCGGGGTGCCGGGGACCCAGGTAACGGTCGAGGCCGCGCTTGGGGGGCCGTCCGTCGAGAATGCGCGGCTCGTCTTCGACAACGACGATACGCGTCTACTGGAGGTGCGGGACGGAACGGCGCGCGGGCGCTTCTCGCTGCAGCGAGAGGGAACGTACCACCTGCGCCTCGAAAGCACGGCGGGCACCGACAATCGGGACCCGATCCAGTATCAGATGTCGCTGCAATCGGATGCCCGACCGTCCGTACGCTTCTTACAACCGACCGGCCCCACCGACCTGACCGATGCCCTCCGGCAGCCCCTTCGCGTACAGTTGAGCGACGACTACGGCTTTACGCAGGCGAAGCTCTACTACCGGCTTTCCGAGCAGCGATTTGGGGAGGAGGAGGCGTCGTACTCGTCGATAACGCTCCCGCTGCCGAGTCCGGGCCAGACCAGTCAGACGATCGCACACGAGTGGTTGCTGGCGCAGGATACTGGGCTCGACCCGCAGCCGGGAGACGTGATCTCCTACTACGTGCAGGCCTGGGACAACGACACGGTGAACGGACCCAAGAGTGGGCGCACGACCACTCAGCGCCTCCGCATGCCGTCCGTTTCCGAGCAGTACGACCAGTTGAACGAGACGGAGGAGCAGGCGGGCGAGCAGATGGAAAAGCTCCGCCAGCGCTCCGACTCGGTCCAGCAGCAGTTTCAGCAGCTGCGTCGGGAACTGCGTCGCACACGGGAGGCCGACTGGCAGGATCGACAGCAGCTCCAACGCATCCAGCAGAAGCAGCAGTCGATGGACAGGGGCGTCGAGAAGCTGTCGAAGCAGATGCAGAAGATGAACCGCCAGATGCAGCGAAATGGCCTGTCGAGCTCCGACTTGAGCAAACAGTTTCAGGAGCTGCAGCGCGTAATCGAAGAGATTCAGTCCCCCGAGCTACAGCAGGCCCTGCAGCAGCTGCGGAAGGCGATGCAGAACAACAACCTGCGCCAGATGCAGCAATCGATGGAAAAGGTACAGAAGAGTCAGGAATCGTACCGCAAGCGACTGGATCGGACCCTCTCGCTCTTCAAGCAACTGAAGGCGCAGCAAAAGCTTGAAGAAATGGCGCGCCGCGCTGGAGAGATGAGCGAGCTGCAGAAGAAGCTGCGGGAAAAGACACAGGAGCGAATGAACGAGTCGGCGGGCGAACAGACCAGTGCCGAGGAGCAGCGGGCCTCTGAGCAAGAGAAGGCAGGGAAAACGTCGTCTGACGCCACGCAACCGTCTGCCGATTCCACCCGAGAGGCACGGCAGCAGGCTCCTTCTTCGGATTCGACGGCCCGGTCTGGCCAGCAGCGGGACGGGCAGGATCCACAGCAGAACCGAAATCGACAAGCGGGAGCCCAACAGACGGGCGGGCAGCAGCAACAGGCCCAGCAGAGGGCCGGCCAAAACGAAGACCTAGCGTCTGAGCAGGAGCGGGCGGCGAAAAAGATGAAGGAGTTGCAGGAGGCCCTACAGAAGGCCCGGCAGGAGATGAAGGACGTACAGTCGGCCCCTCAGAAGCAGCTCCAGCAGATGAACCAACAGCTCCAGCGGCAGAACCTGCCGCAACAGATGCAGCAGAACAGTCAGCAGCTCCGGCAGAACCAGTTGCAGGACGCCCAGCAAGGCCAGCAGCGGATGCAGCAGTCCCTGCAGAAGATGCAGAAGCAGCTATCGCAGATGAAGAGCCAGATGCAGGGCCAGCAGCGACAGATTAACCTTGCCGGTCTTCGCACCGCCCTCGAAAATACTCTTCGTCTCTCCAAGCGTCAAGAGTCACTCCGCACCACGATCGACGATCTTGCGGCGGAGGGGCCGACGCTGCGCTCCTATGCCCGGGACCAGAAAGTCCTCTCGGATGGACTCAAAACAGTGACCGACTCCCTCGAGTCGATTGCTGAGCGGGTGCCCCAGATGACGAAGGAGGTACGAAAGAAATCGGGCAATGCGCTCCGAGCGATGGAAACGGCCATGACGGCCCTGGACGAGCGCAACGCCAGCCGGGCCACCGGGCATCAGAAGACCTCGATGATGCACCTGAACGAGCTGGCAATTCTCATCTCCGACCTCCTAGAGCAGCTGCAGAACCAGCAGGGGTCCGGCAGCGGCATGTCGATGCAGCAGATGCGCCAGCAGCTGCAGCAGATGTCCGGTCAGCAGCAGAAGCTCAATCAGCAAATCCAGCAGCACCTGAACAACGTGAAGGGACAGCGTCTGACCCCGGACCAGGCGAAGCGCCGAAAGGAGTTGGCCAAGCAGCAGCGCCGCATCAAGCAGCAGCTCCAAAATATGGAGGTGGGCAGCGAGGCGAAACAACAAATTATGGGCGATCTTCAGAAGATCGCTGAGCAGATGGAGAAAAGTGCACAGGAGCTCGATCAGAGGCGCCACTCGCGAGATCTTGTCGAGCGCCAGCAACAGATTCTTACTCGGCTTCTCAACGCTCAGAAATCCCTCCGTACCCAAGGGAAGCAAGAGCAGCGGCAGGGGCGACGATCGGAGGACGAATACGATCGGAACCGGCCGGGCGAGCTTCCGCAAACGGAGGAGGCCGACCAGCTGCGGCGAGACCTGATTCGTGCTCTGGAAATGGGGTATAGCTCCGATTACGAGGAACTCATCAAGCGCTACTTTGAGCTTCTGCAGCAAGAGGAACCGACCACACCAGCCGATTCCGCGGGCTCGTGAGGGGAGTGATGAGACAGCGCGCGGTTCGTCCGCCCTTCGTGGACCGCCACCGAGAAAACAATATTTTCACGGTCTTGACGATGGTATCCGTGTTTAACCGGGCTCTACGTTGATTCTGGAGGTCCCCACCGGTATACTATTATGCTTCGTTTTTTATCAGAAGTCCGTTTGCTGCCACTACGCCTTTTTTCGTTTGGGGACACACGCCCGCTCATGCATTCCTTCCGGTGCGGGTGTGTCTGTGAGGCCCCGGCGTTTGCAGGAAAGTGATCGGTCGTAGAAGGCTCCGGGGCGCGAAGCACTCGGAGCGGGTTCGTTTTCCGGTCAGTTCATTCATTCCAAGCTTGCCTTCGTTCGTATGGCTCAATCCAGACGCGTTCTTTTCGTCGCCGGTGAAGTTACGCCTTTTGCCGAAACCTCTTCGATCGCATCTCTGGCTCGAATGCTTCCCGAGCAGTTGCAGGGTGCGGGGGATTTTCAGGCCCGCGTCATGATGCCATGTTACGGCACCATTGACGAACGAGAGCACAACCTGCACGAGGTTATTCGCCTATCGGGCACCGACGTGCCAATGGGAGATGACACCGAAACGCTCATCGTGAAAGTGGCCTCTGTCCCCGATGTGCGACTGCAGGTCTACTTCATGGATCATGAGGCCTACTTCGGCGACGGCAGTCTCTCGGTGGACGAGAACCGGCCCTCGTTCGATGATGTCTTCCGTCGCGCGCTCTTCTTCAACCGAGCTGCCCTCGAAACCATTCAAAAGCTTCGGTGGGGGCCCGACTTCATTCACTCGCTTGGATGGATGGGAGGGCTCCTTCCCCTTCTTCTTGAATCGGAATATGGGGACCGAGAACATCTAGGCAGTCCCCAGTCGGTCTTCACCCCCGACGACCAGGACCCGGGAACCTCCGTTCCTGCTGATTTGGCCGCGAGCATGGGGCTTTCGATTGACGGGAGCGCCTCTTCAACCGTCTCGGAGATCGGATTCCAGCACGCCGACGCATCCATTCTTCCGCCGGGGATCCCTGCGGTGGATGGGGCGTCCCAGTTTGATGCCGATGCTACGAAGCACGGGACTCAGCTTGCGTCGCTCTACGATCAAATGCTGAGTGAAGTCCCTGCGTAGCGGCGTGTCGTCCAGAAACACCCTGCTTTACGGGGACATTCATCGTAGGGCTTTTCTTCCCCAAGCACGATTACGAGGGGGCTGCAGAGCGATGGGCAGCTTTCTCTATGGTCGTCGCCCGACGGGAAGAATAATCGTGGGGGGACGGTCGTTTGCTGTGTCCTGCCCTTTTGGAAAAGGACCGTGTCTATGAAGTATACCCGCCTCGCAACCGCGGCGATCTGCGGTGCTGTACTGCTCTTCGTCGTTAGTGCCTGTTCGGACCTCACCGGCGTGGGGTCGGAGGTCGGCGATCCCCTGGAAGGAGGGGATCCGGAGTCGTTCGAGCTCCTGGCCGACAGTCTTGCGGGGAATACGCTCCCGGCCGCCACGGGCTATGCGATCCCGGCCGTTGCTCCGCCCGACCAGCGCCGGACGTGGCGTTTTCTGACGGGTCGAGTCGATGATCCGCTCGTGGGACAAATCCGGGCGGACGGATATCTGGACCTCGATTCGACGGATGCCGTGCCGGAGGCGATTCAGGGTGCCGATCCCGATACGCTGCAGGCCGAGCTTCGCCTCACGACTACGTACCTGCATGGCGACTCTTCATCGACGCTGCAGGTTGAGCTCTATGACCTCGCGCAAGAAGTGGAAATGAGTCGGGCGCCGGCCGACACGACATTTGAGACGGAGGGTGGGCCCATTACTACCGGCTCGATTTCGCCCACCGACTCGCTCGTCACCCTTTCGTTGCCGTCGTCTTGGATCGCGGAGCACCAGGGCACCCTTCTGAATCCCTCGGCCAACCTGGAGGACAACTTCTATGGGTTGAAGGTGGCGCCGACGAATGGAAACGTGGTGGTCGGGTTTGAGTACCGTACGGCTCAGCTTCGCATCCGCACCGATAGTCGGAGTCGATCGGTCGACTACCAGCTCGACCAGGCCTTCACTCACATTGAGGCATCCGGAAGCCCAAGCGTTTCGCCGGATGAGGGCTCTGAGGTGTTGCTCGATGGAGTAGGGCGCGGGCTTTACATGAGCTGGAGTGACAGCCAAGTGCTCGACTCGCTTCGGGAATCAAATACCCCCCTCAACCGGGCCGAAATTACGGTGCCCATCGACACGATACAGACACAGGCCTCTCTTGAGGGAATGCCCGATTCGTTCGTGCGGCCCCTTCCGAGCGGGTACCGCATTCGGGCCGTTCGGAGGCCGAGTAGTCCAGCGTGTAATCAATTTGGGCTCTTCGTACTGCCGGAGTCGGCTCAGACGTGCCTGATTCCCACCAATCCCGACTGGGTTCCCTCGGCGGCACGAGCCGCATCCGATGTTGCGTTCTCCATTTTTAATCGCGGAGTCGCCGAACCGCTGGCCTTTTCCTCGTTCCGGGTGGAGCTGGCCGAGCGGACGACGGCCTCTCCGTCCGACCGTGAAACGGTACGGCGAGGACTTCCCAGCACGCTTCCGGCGATCGTACGCACCGACGCCCCGGCAGGAGGAGATACAGACATCCTGCCCCGGGTTACGCTGGTGGTGACCCCCCTGTAGCAGCCTCCCTCAGCGAGGCGTTCGTTCTGCTGTCTTGGAGCAAACTCGAAATTGTGGTTATGTCGCTGTTTTCGTCCCGCGGTGTTGTGTGGAGTGGCGTCCTGGTCGTCCTGCTGTTCTTGGGAAGTGCCGGGCCGGTGCACGCTCAATCCAACGGCGACGGGTCCATCTACTCCCGCTTCGGCCTGGGAACTCTACAGGACTTTTCCTCCTCCCAGAGCCAAGCGATGGGCGGTGGAGCCTATGCCCTTCGCAGTCTCAACTACAACGCCATGGGCAACCCGGCTCTGTGGAGCGATCAGATTTTCACTCGCCTCTCGGCCGGGGTCGGGGTCCAGCGCATTGCCGCAAGTGATGGGGGCAATCCGACGAGCTACCTCTCTTCTGGGCAGATCGAAGCGGTTCAGTTTAGCTTTCCGCTCTACGATCAGACCCTTGGAGTGGGCCTGTCGTTCCAGCCGTACACACAGCGCAATTTCCGGACGCGAAAGAACGGACGCCTCGATCTCCAGGTCTCCCCCCCGAGTTCATCCGACGACGGGGTGGCAGAGGTGCCCTACGATGTCAACTTTCGGGGCACCGGCGGCCTTCATCGGTTCCGGGGCGGGCTGGGGTATCGCGTGACAGACTTTCTGCGGGTTGGGGCCAGCGCCGATGTGGTCTTCGGCATCATGGAAAGCAAACGGAGCACGGAGTTTGGCAATGTCCCCATTCGCGACGTAACGACCTCCGACCGGGTGCGTCTGGTCGGGGTCGGGGGAACGGTCGGGGCCCATCTGGCGCTGAACAACGTCTTTCAGAGTGACGATGCGTTCTCAGTTGGAGGAGCGGTGATGCTCCCGACCACCCTGAACGGCACCCGCGTGCTGACGCTTGCGGAAGGCAGTCCCATCGCGTCCGATACTCTGTCCTCAGTGGACGGCGACGTGTCGCTTCCCTGGCGCAGTCGGTTTGGGGTGGCGTATCAGCCGAATGCGCGCTGGACCTTCACGGCGGACGGGCTCTACGAGCCCTGGAGCACCTTTACCACGACGTTCCAACAGGGCGGGACCTTTGCACGCTCGTTTCCGGTGGGCGGCACCGGCACCCTCACCGATCGCTGGCGCGCTTCGGTTGGGACGGAGGTGATGCCGGCTGGCACCGACCAGCTTGCGGGCTACCTTGCGAGAGTGGCCTACCGGCTGGGGGCCTACGTCGAACGCATGTACGTTCGGCCGAACGGCACAACCGACCTCGATACCTATGCGGTTACGGGGGGGGTAAGCTTGCCGACCTCTCTTTCTGGCACGCGGATTGACCTAAACCTCACTGCCGGTACGCGGGGCACCACGTCCGGCTCGCTCGTGAAGGATACCTTTTACGGGGTCTCTCTTCACGTGAACTTCGGTGAACGCTGGTTCCAAGAACGTAAGCTGCGATAATTGCTCTGATGCCGGTCCTGTGTTTCCGCTGCTGACCCTACGCAGCGGACGCATGTGGGCAGGCGGAACTCCCGAAACCCGCCCGTAGGCGTCTAGTCTAACTGTCGTGGCCTGTACAATATATAAGACAGATGAACACTCCCGATATGTCCCCTGCCGACCGTTTTTCGTCTCTGTTAACGCATGTCCTTGGGCTGACGCTTGGCCTTCTGATGCCGTTGAGTTTGATCGGTCACCCTGCTCAGGCGCAGGACTCCGGCCCGAGCAAGCAGCAGAAGGCGATGCATTACAGCCTTTACTACGAAAGCTTTAAAAACGACGAATTCCAGAGTGCGAAGAGCGACCTGGAGTGGATGATTGAAAACGCGCCCGGATTTCCGGACGGGGGCGACCGCAACTACCGCCGGTACTTTGAGCTCTACGAAGGACTTGCAAAGAAAGCAAGCAATGAGGAGAGCCGCCGGGCCTATCTCGACACGGCCGCTACGGTTCTCGCCACGGCGCCCAAAAAGATGGAGGAGCTCGGGCTCACGTACAGCGAGTACTCGTGGGAAATCCGAAAGGGACGATTCCTCCAACAGCATCAGGATGCCCTTCCGGACCTGAGTACGGATGCACTGAAAGACTATCGGGTCCAT is part of the Salinibacter sp. 10B genome and encodes:
- a CDS encoding DUF4175 family protein; translation: MSEQTARLVDRLRARLQQTTRRMTWAELAFGAAVAVGTVAGGWGLAALLEATFWLGTAARTALAAAVGSVTVGVGAALLARPLGRLIGLLPGPSDQEVARKVGNHHPHVADRLVNLLQLAEGERSHAPAPFVDRAVQNLAEDLDDVSFDEVENFGRAQRALRLASLPLAGVLAFLLIAPSTFLNASERLLAPATEFDRPAPFELSVAPGSVRLVRGDSLEITVRARGAAPTEMTLERRTEAGAAPEQISLRPDSTGTFRHSVPTVRTAFEYRVRTAPVQTDWYRVEVARRPLVRRLQLTVTPPSYTGLPSRTLDPNVGDVAGVPGTQVTVEAALGGPSVENARLVFDNDDTRLLEVRDGTARGRFSLQREGTYHLRLESTAGTDNRDPIQYQMSLQSDARPSVRFLQPTGPTDLTDALRQPLRVQLSDDYGFTQAKLYYRLSEQRFGEEEASYSSITLPLPSPGQTSQTIAHEWLLAQDTGLDPQPGDVISYYVQAWDNDTVNGPKSGRTTTQRLRMPSVSEQYDQLNETEEQAGEQMEKLRQRSDSVQQQFQQLRRELRRTREADWQDRQQLQRIQQKQQSMDRGVEKLSKQMQKMNRQMQRNGLSSSDLSKQFQELQRVIEEIQSPELQQALQQLRKAMQNNNLRQMQQSMEKVQKSQESYRKRLDRTLSLFKQLKAQQKLEEMARRAGEMSELQKKLREKTQERMNESAGEQTSAEEQRASEQEKAGKTSSDATQPSADSTREARQQAPSSDSTARSGQQRDGQDPQQNRNRQAGAQQTGGQQQQAQQRAGQNEDLASEQERAAKKMKELQEALQKARQEMKDVQSAPQKQLQQMNQQLQRQNLPQQMQQNSQQLRQNQLQDAQQGQQRMQQSLQKMQKQLSQMKSQMQGQQRQINLAGLRTALENTLRLSKRQESLRTTIDDLAAEGPTLRSYARDQKVLSDGLKTVTDSLESIAERVPQMTKEVRKKSGNALRAMETAMTALDERNASRATGHQKTSMMHLNELAILISDLLEQLQNQQGSGSGMSMQQMRQQLQQMSGQQQKLNQQIQQHLNNVKGQRLTPDQAKRRKELAKQQRRIKQQLQNMEVGSEAKQQIMGDLQKIAEQMEKSAQELDQRRHSRDLVERQQQILTRLLNAQKSLRTQGKQEQRQGRRSEDEYDRNRPGELPQTEEADQLRRDLIRALEMGYSSDYEELIKRYFELLQQEEPTTPADSAGS
- a CDS encoding outer membrane protein transport protein, with translation MSLFSSRGVVWSGVLVVLLFLGSAGPVHAQSNGDGSIYSRFGLGTLQDFSSSQSQAMGGGAYALRSLNYNAMGNPALWSDQIFTRLSAGVGVQRIAASDGGNPTSYLSSGQIEAVQFSFPLYDQTLGVGLSFQPYTQRNFRTRKNGRLDLQVSPPSSSDDGVAEVPYDVNFRGTGGLHRFRGGLGYRVTDFLRVGASADVVFGIMESKRSTEFGNVPIRDVTTSDRVRLVGVGGTVGAHLALNNVFQSDDAFSVGGAVMLPTTLNGTRVLTLAEGSPIASDTLSSVDGDVSLPWRSRFGVAYQPNARWTFTADGLYEPWSTFTTTFQQGGTFARSFPVGGTGTLTDRWRASVGTEVMPAGTDQLAGYLARVAYRLGAYVERMYVRPNGTTDLDTYAVTGGVSLPTSLSGTRIDLNLTAGTRGTTSGSLVKDTFYGVSLHVNFGERWFQERKLR
- a CDS encoding glycogen/starch synthase, with protein sequence MAQSRRVLFVAGEVTPFAETSSIASLARMLPEQLQGAGDFQARVMMPCYGTIDEREHNLHEVIRLSGTDVPMGDDTETLIVKVASVPDVRLQVYFMDHEAYFGDGSLSVDENRPSFDDVFRRALFFNRAALETIQKLRWGPDFIHSLGWMGGLLPLLLESEYGDREHLGSPQSVFTPDDQDPGTSVPADLAASMGLSIDGSASSTVSEIGFQHADASILPPGIPAVDGASQFDADATKHGTQLASLYDQMLSEVPA